GGCGGCTCACCGACGAATCTGCTCATCGGTGGGAGTATTCTCGTTGCTGTTGTCGGTGGGATCATCATCTACCGTCGGTTGTAGAACCGATTCCAAGACACACGATACATTCTCACCTCACTGACGACTCAATTGGAGGTCGTCTGTAGCTTCCCTCTGAAGAGCGGCCGGCAACTTACTCACTGCCGATGATATCGTTCGCTTCATCGCGAGTGCGTTTCGCAGCTTCCTGAGCGTAGCCCTTGTGTGTCGTCTCGATTGACTTGTGACGGAGTACATCTTGGGCTAGTTGTGGATTTTCGCGATAGATTTCTCGTCCGAGGCCACGGCGAGCGCCGTGGGGCTTCAGGGGTTCCTCGAAGTCATACTCTGACCAGTCACAGAGGTTAGCGAGGATATCCCGAGCCGACTGGGTTGTGATTGACGGCGTCGGGTCAAGTGATTTCGCAGCGTTGTCGAGTCTGGGGAACACAGCCTCGTCCTCATCTGGGTCCCGGCGTTGTTTCCAGCGCCGGAGTGGATCAAGAGCGTCGTCGAGGATCGGCGCAGACTCACGAGTGCGATTCTTGCCGAACACCTGCATCGTGCCAGCGTCGAGATCGACGTGCCGCCACCGAAGGCCGTTGCGGTCTTGATCGTCGGAGACGGCGACGAGTTCCGCGCTGCGAGCCCCAGAATAGGCGAGGAGGAAGACAAGTGCTTGATCGCGGTAGGCTGCCGTGCGGTCGATACCCTCGCTCTCGCCGGCTTCATCGACGCGAGCAGTGGCAGTCGCACAGATGGCTTCTCGGTCGCGTGTGGTCCAGTACTGCTGGTCACTCTCTGTCTCGTCGGTCGGAAGCGGGTCTTCGGCGTGGTTGGTCTTGGCCGGGTTTGTCTGGATCAGACCCTCGTAGACAGCCCAAGTGAGGAACGAGCGCAGATAGGCGAAGTAGCGTCGTGCTGTCTCTGGGGAGATATCGTCTCGACTCTCGGCACGGGCGAGGTCACGAGCGTACTGTCGACAGACGTCGTCGTCAATCTCCTGAGAGCTGCTGATTCCGTGCTGGTCGCGACTCCATGCTGCGAATTTCCGGAGGACGCTCGCGACGTTGGTTCGATAGCGTCCGGAGTCGATATCGACGAGCCGCTTGTCGATGGCTTCTTCGAGGGGGTCATCCCCGGGAGTAGCGTCGTACTCAGGCGGAAGACGATTCATGCTTCCCGTACAGCGGCGGTGCGGGTAAAACTGGTGGTGCTTATTAGGGTAATACAAACCTAACACTGAAACTCGAAATCCGGTGTTTCAGGTCTTGTAGCGTATGTTGTGTGGGTTTTCGGTTGTTTGTAAACTATATGGCGCTATATGATTTTCCGATTGGGGAAAGTTGAGACTACAGCGGGTGTAGCGGGCCTGTAATGCATGTATTTGGACGAATTGCCGATCGAAAACAGTTCCAGATAAGCTCTCAATCACTCATTCATGTTGAATTTCTGACTGTATCGCCAGATTATGGAAACTTTCGTAAGTGTAGCCACTCAAACTCCGCATTCACCTGGATTGAGTCCCCTCTCTACCCAATTCCAGTCTCCTTCTTCAGCAGTGTCAGCGTATTATCTGCCGTCACCATCGGTGAGTGTTCATACTCACCAGTTAATTCGACCTGCACGAGCAGATCCACCGCTCGCCAAATCGAGTATAGTAGACACGCGAACGCGAAGTAGAAAAATCGCAGTCCGAAATGCTTCGATGTGGTAGCGGCCATGAACCGCTTGATTGACCGATAGCCGCTCTCGATCTCCCAGCGATAGCCGTACTCGGTGAGAAAACTACCCCCATGATTCGACATGAACACCGAGTACTGCCGGTGATCATTATGCTCGGAGTCGTCTTTGCGTCGGTAGATCAGCGTCGTCTCGTGCCACTCGTTCTTCCCGAGGTGGAGTTTCCTGTCGGTCTCGTATCGATCCTGGCCGCGCTGGAGCAGGCGTTTGGCTTGGGCTTTCTCGCTGGTCTGCATTCGTTTCGGCACCACATACGAAAGCCCTCGTTGGCTGAGCATCTCCAGAATGTGCTGGCTATCGAACTCCCGATCGATCAGTACGTTATCGACGTGAACGGCGTCTTGGGCTGAATCCAGCAGATCCTCAACGATCTCTTTCCGTGATTCGCCTCTTCGTACAGGCCGTGCATCCAATACGATTGGAACAGTGTTGCCGACTAACTGGACCGTCGCCCACTGATAGGCGTACTCGTCGGTTTTCTCCTAAATTCCGGGCAGTAGCAACCGTACGCGGCTGAGGCCCGGGCTGAGTCAGAGATGACCGAAACGAAGTCCAGCCCAGCCTCGTCGCAGTTGGCGGCTACGAGCGTGACAACGCGACCCTCGCGGCGGTCGAAGTCTACGAGCGTGTCACCGTTTTGAAGTCGGTGACGTTCATTCGTTTGATTTCCCCGGCCGGTACCCGTGGGTGCCGACGGTTCGGGTCCGGTTTGCTGGCAGCTCAACCCGCCGCAGGGGGGTGGGTAGTATACTCGTAGTTCACCGTGGTTAGCCCTTGGCCGTAACCGGTGTATTCCACGCTCTGATTGTCTCGGTAACAATCACGCTATGAGAACAGTTCTGCACCACTGCCCTCTAGCGGACGATTGTTCGACTCACGTAGCTCCTGCACCGAGACCGAGTGACTGACGCGGACTCAGTTCGGTTTCTGAAGCCTCGGTTGTAAAGTACCGACTATACTGGCCATCGCATCTGGGAACCGCTCCAATACTCAGAGTCACAATCGTACGCATGTTATATCAAGCTGCGTTGGAGTGCTTATTTCAAAAAAGGGCAGGGGTGGGCCAGAGTATAGGCTGCATCGGCCGCGAAAATCGAGGGCGTAAAATTGTAGCCTAGCCGTGTGGAAGAACAGCGGGGACTGCGGCACCGTAGTCTTGGATTACCTTGACCACGTAGTGAGCGGCGACGGTCACGTACTCGCGGACCCCGCTCGTCGAATCGGGTCGCCAAGCGCGAGAGAGGACGGCCTCGTCGGGAACGTGGTCTAGCCCAACGGTTCAGCGAGTTCTTGGTACGTTTCGAGCGTCCGGTAACTATCGACCGTAATCTCCCGATAGATGAACAGCCGAATCATTCCTAGGAATGAATCGGATGCTGGTGCCAGTCCGGGTAGCCGTCTTCGAGATGCTCCGTGTAGATGGTGACCTCGCTCACAGTCGCTCGGAGGCACACCTCATCTCGTAAGGTTTCGATGAGTTCGATTCCGGTCTTGTAAGCATGGGTCGTCCGACAGGCGCGATCAGACAGCGGGTCCATGTCTCCGACATTGATTCGCGCTTGTGTCGGCGGGTAGAACCGATCGCGGTCTCGTCTATACCAGCATCCGCTCTCGACAGAGATGCTCAGTGGAGGCTTCGCTGGCCAGCGCAGAACCACCGGATTGAAGCGATTGGTCGTGAAAGACGGCCACATACCCGACCGAGTCGATGAGTGAACCGGAACAGCCGCCAACGCCCGACCGCCTGACTGCCCTTCTCGAGGAGGGAGATGATGACCGCGAAGCTGTTCGTCACGCTGGCCCAATCCGAATCGGCGGCCGTCCTCCCCGCTGTCGACGCGCTCGCCGACCGGTTGGCCGACGAGGGGAAGTGTCCCCATTGTGGGCTCGCCTTCTCAGATGATGCCCCGCCGATGTGTCCGCGCTGCGGGGCCCCACGCTGAGAAGTTTCGGCTGCCCTCATTCCGGAATTCTTTTAGTTATTTAGGCTAGCCTAAAACACATGGTAGCTGATTCAGGCGGTCACGAGGCACCGACGCGCAGAGAGTACGTAAAGTACGGTGGCGCAACGTGGCTCGACTCGGACCTTGACGGGGAGCGCGGCGGGACGCCCGTCGACGGCCTGTGGCTGGCCGGCCCGACCGCTGGCGTCGAAAGCCAGATCGCCGTCGCCGTCGGCCACGGGGCCCGCGTCGGGCTGGATGTCGTAGCCGACTACTGCCGCGTCGAAGAGGGACTGTGGGGGCCCGCTGCCGACCACACCGACTGGGTGGTCCAAGAGGGTCGCTACGCCGGCGACGACTGGCTCGAACGTAGCGCCGGGTACACCACCGAGTCGGCTTACGACGAGCTGGACGAAGAGTTCGTCCAGCGTAAAGCTCGCGATTTCGCAAAACAACAGCAGGACCAGCAGATCAACGAGCCCGAAGTCGAACGCCGCACAGAACGAGCTCATCGGCGACTTCTCGATCACGTCGACGATGAACTCATCCGTGACTATGTATCTGATCCCGACGCCCCAGAGGTGACCGGATAGATGGCGACCGAAACCTCATCCGATCCGGAGACGACCGGCTGGCGAGAGCAGTGGTCCGGCTGGTTCGACGGCTCGCTGTTCACCCTCATCGTTGGCAGTCTCGCCGTCGTCATCGGCGGCGGCCTCGTCCAAGTGAGCTTCGGTTCGTTCTCGATGAGTATCCTCGATGCCTGGCAGGCCGTCTTCAACCCGAACGTCATTTTCAACGCACAGGCCTGGGAGGCGTTCCTGCTCGGCGCGGAGGTACCCGAGATGAACAAGCGCAGTTTCATCGTCTGGAACATCCGCCTGCCGCGCGTGTTCGTTGGCGCGCTGGTTGGGATGAACCTCGCCGTTTCTGGCGCCATCTTCCAAGCGGTCACCCGGAACGAGCTCGCTAGCCCGTTCATCCTCGGCGTCTCCTCCGGTGCCGGCCTGATGGTCCTGCTGACGCTGGTCGTGTTCCGGGGTCTGGCGGCCTTCCTCCCGATTATCGCCTCCATTGGTGGTGCGATCGCGTTCCTGATCGTCTACGCCATCGCCTGGAAGAACGGTACCTCACCGGTCCGGCTCGTGCTGGCGGGCGTCATCGTCGGGACGGTGTTCGGCTCGGTACAGACGGCGCTGTTCTTCTTCGCCGACGATATCGGTGTCGTCCAGTCTGCTATCGCGTGGACCACCGGGTCTCTCACGGGGACCGACTGGGAGCAGGTGCGGATGGCACTCCCTTGGACCATCGTGGCGATGGGACTCGCGCTGATCAGCTCCCGACAGCTGAACATGCTTCTGCTCGGTGAAAAGACGGCCAGTTCGCTCGGAATGAGCGTCGAGAGGGTTCGCTTCGCGCTCTCGGGTGTCGCCGTCTTGGCGGCGGCTGCGAGCATTGCCGTCGCGGGTATCGTCGGCTTCGTCGGCCTGATCGTCCCGCACATGGTGCGCAACATCGTCGGCAGCGACTACAAGAAACTCGTCATCGGGTGCGTGTTCGCTGGCCCGGCGCTGATGGTCGCCGCCGACGTCGGCGCCCGGCTCGCGCTCAATCCCGTCCAGATCCCCGTCGGTATCGTCACGGGGCTGGTCGGCGGCCCGTACTTCCTCTACCTGATGCGCAAGCAGGACGAGATGGGTGAGATCTGATGGCACAAGAGCAAATGACCGATCAACGGACGAACGGAAGTAGTACAGCGAGTACAGACACTGAACGGCCGACAGCAAGAGCGATGGCAGTCTCGACGGTGAGGGCCTCGTGCTCTCGTACCCCAGCAGCGACGGCCCGATCATCCACGGCGAGTCGATAACGGTCACGTCCGGTTCGGTGACGGCTCTCGTCGGCCCGAACGGGTCGGGGAAGAGCACCCTCCTGAAGGGACTGGCCGACCAGCTCGCGCCCGACGCCGGTTCGGTTCTTGTGGATGGGCGGGCGATTCAGTCGTTCGACAAGAAGGAGCTCGCCCGGACGATGGGGCTCTCTCCCAAGAGAGTACCTCGCCGAACAACATCACCGTCAAGGACCTCGTCTATTATGCCCGCTACCCCCACCGCGGGTTCTTCGAGAGTACGACCGAGGAAGACGAGCGGGCCGTCGGCCGCCCATCGAGCTGGCCGGCTGTGGGCATCTGCGCGACCGAGAGGTCGGGAGTCTCAGCGGCGGGCAGAAGCAAGTCGCGTGGATCGCGATGGTTCTCACCAAAGACACCGACGTCCCTCTTCTCGACGAGCCGACGACGTTCCTCGACCTCCACCACCAGCTGGAGGTGATGGAGATCATCGAGACGCTCCGCATGGAGAGCGACATCACCGTCGTTGTCGTCCTGCACGACATCCAGCAGGCGGCCCGGCTCGCCGACGAGATGGTCGCGCTCAAGCAGGGCGCGATTCGGACGCGTGGGACGCCCGAGGAGGTCGTCTCCGAGGAGTTGCTCGCGGAGGAGTTCGAGATCGACGCCGAGGTCGACCTGACGCCGCGCGGGCCCCGTATCGAACCACTCCGGCCTCGCCACGACGATGACGAGCGGGAGCGGCCGACCGAACGTGTCTCCTAGGTTGACGGCGGGGTAGGCTGATAGCCGCCGGCGACGAGTTCGAGACCGAACTGGACGCCTACCACGAACAGGTCGAGCGCCCGCTGTGGCGACTCTTCCGCGCCTATACCCCGATCACGCCCTGTGGCTCACGGTCGGCTTGGTCACGAGCGTGCTCGCCTACGGGACGGTACTCGTGACTCCCATCGTGCTCGGAACGACCATCGACGCGGTGTTTACCCAGGAGAGCGCGTACGTGCTCCCGCTCGTGTCCGATGCGTAGCTACCGACCGTACGCGCAGTTCTGGCTCTCGACGGCCGTTGTCGCCGCTGCGCTGTTGGGCGGTGATCTAATGGGTGCGTGGTGGGGCGATCAACTTCTTCGCCCACGGTGTGATGTACGCGATCCACGTCGCCGCCTACGAGAAGATGCAGCGCCTCGACATGACCTTCTTCGACAACAAGGAGACTGGCGAGATCATGTCCGTCCTCAATAACGACACTGAAAATCTCGAGATCGTCTTCGACAACGTCCTCGGCGACAGCGTTCGGATCGGCGTGATTGTTGTCGGTGTCATGGCGGCACTCCAAAGGGATGCAACTCGAACTGCCGCCAAGCATTGACTACACGTAGTCACGCAGTCGGTTCGACGAACTATCTTTTGATTGGTCAGACCTTTTATTACTATTCTCAGTAGACGACGCTATCAGCCGTTTCAGCGTCGACAGACGGTATTACCGAGATTTTGTCCGTTTGGATGGTATCTCTGACAGTGGGTTGGAGACTGTCGTGTACGGTTGTTCACCGTTGGACCCCATCATTCGCATGGCAGTCAGTGGTTTATGCACCAGCTGTGGTGCAAACAGCGACTCGCGGTCGGCCGAGACGCGAACATCAGGAACCGACCGGTCGGCAGCCAGACGGTCGAACACCCGCTCACAGCGATCTCTCACCAGCGACCAGCAGTCGTCTGTGTCGACCGGTTCCGTTGCGACAAGTCGGCCGATCAACTCACCCAGATGGTTCTGGAACAGGGAGTACCACAGCTTCTCACGGGCTGGCTGTGGGTCGGCTGTACAGATCTCCGACTCGGGATAGAGGTCGAAGCCGAGATCACCGACTCGCGGTATGCAGAGACTGACATCGCCGAAATCACTACACAGTGCGCCTGTGGGACGACCGTCGTTGAAAACGATGGCCGTATTCTGGAGGTGGGCTTC
The Haloarcula sp. CBA1129 genome window above contains:
- a CDS encoding tyrosine-type recombinase/integrase → MNRLPPEYDATPGDDPLEEAIDKRLVDIDSGRYRTNVASVLRKFAAWSRDQHGISSSQEIDDDVCRQYARDLARAESRDDISPETARRYFAYLRSFLTWAVYEGLIQTNPAKTNHAEDPLPTDETESDQQYWTTRDREAICATATARVDEAGESEGIDRTAAYRDQALVFLLAYSGARSAELVAVSDDQDRNGLRWRHVDLDAGTMQVFGKNRTRESAPILDDALDPLRRWKQRRDPDEDEAVFPRLDNAAKSLDPTPSITTQSARDILANLCDWSEYDFEEPLKPHGARRGLGREIYRENPQLAQDVLRHKSIETTHKGYAQEAAKRTRDEANDIIGSE
- a CDS encoding iron ABC transporter permease: MATETSSDPETTGWREQWSGWFDGSLFTLIVGSLAVVIGGGLVQVSFGSFSMSILDAWQAVFNPNVIFNAQAWEAFLLGAEVPEMNKRSFIVWNIRLPRVFVGALVGMNLAVSGAIFQAVTRNELASPFILGVSSGAGLMVLLTLVVFRGLAAFLPIIASIGGAIAFLIVYAIAWKNGTSPVRLVLAGVIVGTVFGSVQTALFFFADDIGVVQSAIAWTTGSLTGTDWEQVRMALPWTIVAMGLALISSRQLNMLLLGEKTASSLGMSVERVRFALSGVAVLAAAASIAVAGIVGFVGLIVPHMVRNIVGSDYKKLVIGCVFAGPALMVAADVGARLALNPVQIPVGIVTGLVGGPYFLYLMRKQDEMGEI
- a CDS encoding ABC transporter transmembrane domain-containing protein; amino-acid sequence: MRGGAINFFAHGVMYAIHVAAYEKMQRLDMTFFDNKETGEIMSVLNNDTENLEIVFDNVLGDSVRIGVIVVGVMAALQRDATRTAAKH